One part of the Hydra vulgaris chromosome 01, alternate assembly HydraT2T_AEP genome encodes these proteins:
- the LOC136075221 gene encoding uncharacterized protein LOC136075221 isoform X2, producing MCRTKITMREIIHFPEFKISQKTVWRKNNASKLLRQKLKTSTLNELQYSRTIVVVIDDLSSHDKHPVGQAELISQAIDPQISQKIEEYVKEGIYNIREMKRLLRLAVKEIFENENLPPPNNRRFYPCASTIRSHIVKMRQKLRYSMIDQECLLKKCDEWKKNDPFIKVLLRPKCEVTAN from the exons ATGTGCCGCACCAAAATAACTATGAGAGAAATAATTCACTTTCCTGAATTTAAG ATATCACAAAAAACTGTATGGCGAAAAAATAATGCCTCAAAACTTTtaagacaaaaattaaaaacttcaacCTTAAATGAATTACAATATAGTCGAACCATTGTTGTTGTCATTGATGATTTGTCCTCTCATGATAAACATCCAGTTGGGCAG GCTGAATTAATTTCTCAAGCAATTGATCCGCAAATTTCCCAAAAAATAGAAGAGTATGTCAAGGAAGGAATATATAACATAAGAGAAATGAAACGCCTTCTTCGACTTGCtgtcaaagaaatttttgaaaatgaaaacctTCCTCCTCCAAATAATAGGAGATTTTATCCATGTGCTAGTACTATAAGATCGCATATTGTTAAAATGAGACAAAAGttaag GTATTCCATGATTGATCAAGAATGTCTCTTGAAAAAGTGTgatgaatggaaaaaaaatgatcCATTCATTAAAGTCTTACTTCGACCAAAATGCGAAGTCAcagcaaattaa
- the LOC136075221 gene encoding uncharacterized protein LOC136075221 isoform X1, with translation MQIRILVIQKSDHCFQKNYIVLQDSKKFMCRTKITMREIIHFPEFKISQKTVWRKNNASKLLRQKLKTSTLNELQYSRTIVVVIDDLSSHDKHPVGQAELISQAIDPQISQKIEEYVKEGIYNIREMKRLLRLAVKEIFENENLPPPNNRRFYPCASTIRSHIVKMRQKLRYSMIDQECLLKKCDEWKKNDPFIKVLLRPKCEVTAN, from the exons ATGCAAATAAGAATTTTGGTCATACAG AAGAGTGatcattgttttcaaaaaaactatatagtTCTACAAGATAGTAAAAAGTTTATGTGCCGCACCAAAATAACTATGAGAGAAATAATTCACTTTCCTGAATTTAAG ATATCACAAAAAACTGTATGGCGAAAAAATAATGCCTCAAAACTTTtaagacaaaaattaaaaacttcaacCTTAAATGAATTACAATATAGTCGAACCATTGTTGTTGTCATTGATGATTTGTCCTCTCATGATAAACATCCAGTTGGGCAG GCTGAATTAATTTCTCAAGCAATTGATCCGCAAATTTCCCAAAAAATAGAAGAGTATGTCAAGGAAGGAATATATAACATAAGAGAAATGAAACGCCTTCTTCGACTTGCtgtcaaagaaatttttgaaaatgaaaacctTCCTCCTCCAAATAATAGGAGATTTTATCCATGTGCTAGTACTATAAGATCGCATATTGTTAAAATGAGACAAAAGttaag GTATTCCATGATTGATCAAGAATGTCTCTTGAAAAAGTGTgatgaatggaaaaaaaatgatcCATTCATTAAAGTCTTACTTCGACCAAAATGCGAAGTCAcagcaaattaa